CGGGAGGGGATTGCGCGTGCCTATAATCGGAAGGAGTGAGTGAATATAGGCACGGGAGGGGAGAGTGCGTGCCTATAATCGGGAGGAGTGAGTCAATATAGGCACGGGAGGAGAGTACGCATGCCTATAATCGAAAACAGCAGGTCATTATAAGAATGGAAAGAGTGTTTCCGTTCCTATTACAATAAGGAATAGCAAACCATGGCACCAACTGGCTTTTACATATTGATTTCGCACAGCACTGAAACCCAGCAACACAGGCAATCCATACTAGCCGAACGCTCCCACCGGCGCAACACTTCATCGGAAAGAAATGGGAGCGCCGAATCCGGCCTGCCAAGGATGAATTCCACCCTTTTGAAGGAAAATAGGGAAAAACAACAAAGGGTGAAATACATCATGACAGTAGTGACCAACTTGAACGAAAAGAGAAGGGAAAAGCAGCGTTTTCATGAAATGAAGATGCTGAGGGAGTTATCGCTGAATGATATCGTTGCAGAAGTCACCCGGTGTTTTGAAGGCTTCATTCAGGAGGAATCCTTTTATAAGACAGCAATGGAAGACATATGCATTGATATGGCGATCGATACGTACCTGTGCGGAACCGGTTACGGCCGTTTCGGGTATTATGGCGAGCCAAAAGAGCAGGTGAGAAAGAGGGCGCAAGAAGAAATTGATGAGATTACGCGGGTGCTGTATGATCATATGATGTATTATCATGCGGCGGATGATATCATAAGCGAATCCCTCTTTTGCTCCTGTGCCCACTTCACTGGCTATTGGTGGGAGCACGGTTTTACGATCGGCAAAAAACGCTATGCCCTCCGCCTGCATTGAAAAAGTTCTAATTGACCTCCTTGTCCCATATAGATGGCATAGATGGACAGGGAGGGAATGACAAAGATGAAAAAACGGCTGAAAATGATGTACTCTTTTTTTGGCATTGCCGTCCTTTTATTTATCTTCCAATATGAATTTGTGACGGAAAATTCCTGGAATACATGGAATCTGCCGTTAACCGGCAAGGTCATCGTCATTGATCCGGGTCATGGCGGTCCGGATGGCGGCGCAGTTGGACAGGGAGACGTTCTCGAAAAAGATATCGCACTGGCTGTGTCGCATGAATTACGGGACTACCTGCAGGAAGCGGGAGCTCTCGTAAAGATGACGAGGGAAATCGATACCGACCTTGCGGGTGAAAATGTGTCCGGCTACAGCAGGCGCAAGACAGCTGACCTGAAAAACAGGGTGAAAGTTGTTAATGAATCAAACGCCGATTTATTTGTCTCTGTCCATTTGAATGCCATCCCGTCTTCCCGCTGGCGCGGTGCACAGACCTTTTTCCATCCAAGCATTGAAGAAAGTGAGCGGGCTGCGCGTTTTATCCAGGCGGAGTTAAAGCGTAACTTG
This genomic stretch from Bacillus marinisedimentorum harbors:
- the cwlD gene encoding N-acetylmuramoyl-L-alanine amidase CwlD, translating into MKKRLKMMYSFFGIAVLLFIFQYEFVTENSWNTWNLPLTGKVIVIDPGHGGPDGGAVGQGDVLEKDIALAVSHELRDYLQEAGALVKMTREIDTDLAGENVSGYSRRKTADLKNRVKVVNESNADLFVSVHLNAIPSSRWRGAQTFFHPSIEESERAARFIQAELKRNLNNTNRYAKAINGIYVLKQADIPGALVEVGFLSNPEERQLLQDKAYQNKLAASIYEGLLRYYTDEETLEK
- a CDS encoding DUF2521 family protein, whose protein sequence is MTVVTNLNEKRREKQRFHEMKMLRELSLNDIVAEVTRCFEGFIQEESFYKTAMEDICIDMAIDTYLCGTGYGRFGYYGEPKEQVRKRAQEEIDEITRVLYDHMMYYHAADDIISESLFCSCAHFTGYWWEHGFTIGKKRYALRLH